One region of Malania oleifera isolate guangnan ecotype guangnan chromosome 6, ASM2987363v1, whole genome shotgun sequence genomic DNA includes:
- the LOC131157990 gene encoding TMV resistance protein N-like isoform X2 — translation MASTGNRRGSSSASSSSSSPSSSSNLRHIYDVFLSFRGEDTRNSFVSHLYAALHRKGIHTYRDDEKLKRGREISPELVKAIEGSRFSIIIFSENYASSTWCLDELAKIMECKNLIGQTVVPIFYNVTPSEVRKQTGNFAEAFAKHEEYFKERKEKVQRWREALIEATNLSGWDSQESCRSESMLIDGVVHFILNELKYLSKSNAKDLFGIDSRIEELISLLCTEVNDVCFVGIWGMGGIGKTTIAEVVYDQISVLFEGRCFLANVREHDLVFLQEKLLSTILMEGNVNIDTSNMGTNVIRDRLHFRKVLIVLDNVDKLEQLEALAGKHDWFGPGSRIIITTRDKQLLIAHNVAKICKAKQLNNLESFEFFCWKAFGQKFPKEEYFEVTKSLISYAKGLPLALKILGSFLCGRGVDEWKSVLNKLKKYPNEEIQKILRISYDALDDRQKNLFLDIACFFKGDDKEYVTKILESCDFCPIDISVLVEKSLITLEENKVLMHDLLQEMGRDLVRQRCLEEPGRRSRLWSHEDVCHVLSEKSGTEEVQAIVLDLYGLKEVNFSAKAFATMPNLRLLRICFMDQPGGFEYLSRKELRFRTKSDAMLNKLELYKDCKLHISGGFEFLSNKLRCLYWCGFPLKSFPAKFHPENIVELNMSYGRIKQLWKGIMVLKNLKFMKLSHSQNLMKTPNFTGVLNLECLILEGCINLVKIHPSIGTLKRLILLNLKDCKSLRYLVSAIDLDSLESLILSGCSKLQTFPEVSSNMPHLWELSLQGTSIKELPPSIKYLSGLVSLDLKECKNLECLPSSICMLRSLETLTLSGCSKLAKLPEDMGSLECLVGLYADRTAINQLPPSIIQLKNLTFISFCGISAKMSKSWRHQLFSMLLPSRDHMFASLELSPLSRLSSLCILDVRDSNLLAVPNDIGCLSSLRQLYLSHNNFISIPSSISQLSELLFLYLDGCERLQALPELPSSIDTLVADGCTSLEKLPNTCTLNYQHAGFSSCSKLLENQCIDDLVGILVTNQLQAPNLPPNFDTVLPGKEIPKWFSHQIMGDSVSIQLPPNWYDDIVGVAMCVVFKSHDGSCPSVLDVAWGPGYVYGYGLTCDYCIGYKNHPEFKSNEEHLWLGYLKLEDIKDSHVYARRDDFTKINVDFCSNLDSGFVIEKCAACLMSKESAEEKDEDLSTSDETQSEASQFSDILADETQSEASQFSDILVERFSFCTTFTVRGGSTTQPLVPPPLWEKVMRKKGGGI, via the exons ATGGCTTCCACCGGCAACCGAAGAGGCTCTTCGTCggcgtcttcttcttcttcttctccttcttcttcttccaatcTGCGGCATATATACGATGTGTTCTTGAGCTTTAGGGGCGAAGATACCCGCAACAGCTTCGTTAGCCATCTCTACGCGGCTTTGCATCGGAAAGGGATTCACACCTACAGGGACGATGAAAAgctcaaaagggggagagaaatttCGCCGGAGCTGGTGAAAGCCATCGAGGGTTCGAGGTTTTCGATCATCATTTTCTCAGAAAACTACGCTTCTTCGACTTGGTGCTTGGATGAACTTGCGAAGATCATGGAATGCAAGAACCTGATTGGGCAAACAGTTGTCCCCATTTTCTACAATGTGACTCCCTCGGAAGTACGGAAGCAAACTGGGAATTTCGCAGAAGCCTTTGCCAAACACGAAGAATATTTCAAGGAGAGAAAGGAGAAGGTGCAGAGATGGAGGGAAGCTCTGATCGAAGCTACCAATTTGTCCGGGTGGGATTCACAGGAGTCGTGCAG GTCTGAATCCATGCTTATTGATGGAGTTGTCCACTTTATACTAAACGAACTAAAGTATTTGTCCAAAAGTAATGCTAAGGATCTATTTGGTATTGATTCTCGCATAGAAGAATTGATTTCGTTGTTATGCACCGAGGTCAATGATGTTTGTTTTGTAGGAATATGGGGCATGGGTGGCATAGGTAAGACCACCATTGCAGAAGTTGTCTATGATCAAATATCTGTTCTATTTGAAGGACGTTGCTTTCTTGCAAATGTAAGGGAACATGATTTAGTTTTTTTGCAAGAAAAACTTCTTTCCACAATCTTGATGGAAGGAAATGTAaatatagatacttctaatatggGAACAAATGTCATAAGGGACAGGCTTCATTTCAGAAAGGTTCTTATTGTTCTTGACAATGTGGATAAGTTGGAGCAGTTAGAAGCACTTGCTGGGAAGCATGATTGGTTTGGCCCTGGAAGTCGAATCATCATCACAACTAGAGATAAGCAATTGCTAATTGCGCATAATGTGGCAAAAATATGCAAGGCTAAGCAATTGAACAACTTAGAATCTTTCGAATTCTTTTGCTGGAAGGCTTTTGGGCAGAAATTCCCCAAGGAAGAATATTTTGAAGTCACAAAATCACTAATAAGTTATGCAAAGGGCCTTCCATTAGCACTTAAAATTTTGGGTTCTTTTCTTTGTGGCAGAGGTGTTGATGAATGGAAAAGTGTGTTGAATAAACTGAAAAAATATCCCAATGAAGAAATTCAAAAGATTCTCAGAATAAGTTATGATGCACTGGATGATCGgcagaaaaatttatttcttgatATTGCATGTTTCTTTAAAGGAGATGACAAGGAGTACGTAACTAAAATACTAGAGAGTTGTGATTTCTGCCCTATTGATATTAGTGTTCTTGTTGAAAAGTCGCTTATAACACTCGAAGAAAACAAGGTGTTGATGCATGACTTATTGCAAGAAATGGGAAGGGATCTAGTTCGTCAACGGTGCCTTGAAGAGCCTGGCAGACGCAGCAGGTTATGGTCCCATGAAGATGTTTGTCACGTACTGTCAGAAAAATCA GGGACTGAAGAGGTTCAAGCCATAGTCCTAGACCTTTATGGACTAAAAGAGGTAAATTTTAGTGCTAAAGCCTTTGCAACCATGCCTAATCTAAGATTGCTCAGAATCTGTTTTATGGACCAACCTGGAGGATTTGAATATCTTTCCAGAAAAGAGTTAAGGTTCAGAACTAAATCTGATGCAATGTTGAATAAGCTTGAGTTATACAAAGATTGTAAATTGCACATTTCTGGAGGCTTTGAGTTTCTTTCTAACAAATTAAGGTGTCTTTACTGGTGTGGATTTCCTTTGAAATCTTTTCCTGCAAAATTTCATCCGGAGAACATTGTTGAGCTTAATATGTCCTATGGCCGCATCAAACAACTGTGGAAAGggatcatg GTATTAAAGAATTTGAAATTCATGAAGCTCAGTCACTCCCAGAATCTGATGAAGACCCCAAACTTTACTGGCGTCCTGAACCTGGAGTGTCTAATTCTTGAAGGTTGTATAAATTTGGTTAAGATTCATCCATCCATTGGAACTCTCAAGAGGCTTATTCTTTTGAATTTAAAAGACTGCAAAAGTCTTAGATATCTTGTGAGTGCAATTGACTTGGATTCTCTTGAAAGTCTCATCCTCTCAGGCTGCTCGAAACTCCAGACATTTCCTGAGGTTTCAAGTAATATGCCGCATTTATGGGAGCTTTCTTTGCAGGGGACTTCCATCAAAGAGCTACCGCCTTCCATTAAATATCTCAGCGGTCTTGTTTCACTAGATCTTAAAGAGTGCAAAAACCTCGAGTGTCTCCCAAGCAGCATATGTATGCTACGATCTCTTGAAACACTCACTCTCTCGGGCTGCTCAAAACTTGCTAAATTGCCAGAGGACATGGGGAGTTTAGAATGTTTAGTGGGACTATATGCTGATAGGACAGCCATAAACCAGCTTCCGCCCTCTATCATACAATTAAAGAACCTAACATTTATATCTTTTTGCGGAATTAGTGCAAAAATGTCGAAATCATGGCGTCATCAACTTTTCTCTATGTTATTGCCAAGTAGAGATCATATGTTCGCCAGTCTAGAATTGTCTCCATTGTCAAGGCTATCCTCTTTATGTATTCTAGATGTCCGTGATTCCAATCTCTTGGCAGTCCCAAATGATATAGGCTGCTTGTCATCTTTAAGGCAGTTATACCTCAGCCATAATAATTTCATAAGCATCCCTTCAAGCATCAGTCAGCTTTCTGAATTGCTATTTCTTTATTTGGATGGTTGTGAAAGGCTCCAAGCATTGCCAGAGCTTCCATCAAGTATCGATACTTTAGTTGCAGACGGTTGCACATCACTGGAAAAATTACCAAATACATGCACATTGAATTATCAACATGCTGGATTCTCAAGTTGTTCAAAATTGCTGGAGAATCAATGCATAGATGATTTGGTTGGGATATTGGTGACTAATCAACttcag GCTCCTAATTTGCCACCAAATTTCGACACTGTTCTTCCTGGAAAAGAGATTCCAAAGTGGTTCAGTCATCAGATCATGGGGGATTCAGTGTCTATTCAATTGCCTCCAAATTGGTATGATGATATAGTGGGAGTTGCTATGTGTGTTGTTTTCAAATCCCACGATGGAAGTTGTCCTTCGGTTTTGGATGTTGCATGGGGACCGGGATATGTTTATGGCTATGGCCTTACCTGCGATTATTGCATTGGATACAAGAACCATCCGGAATTCAAATCCAATGAGGAGCACTTATGGCTTGGTTATTTAAAACTAGAAGATATCAAGGATTCACACGTATATGCTCGGAGGGATGATTTTACGAAGATTAATGTTGATTTTTGTTCCAATCTAGATTCTGGGTTTGTGATAGAGAAGTGTGCAGCCTGTCTAATGTCCAAGGAAAGCGCAGAAGAAAAGGATGAAGACTTGTCTACCTCTGATGAGACTCAGAGTGAAGCATCTCAGTTTTCAGACATCCTAGCTGATGAGACTCAGAGTGAAGCATCTCAGTTTTCAGACATCCTAGTGGAACGCTTTAGTTTTTGTACAACCTTTACTGTTCGGGGGGGTTCGACTACACAACCTCTCGTGCCACCTCCACTTTGGGAAAAGGTAATGAGGAAAAAAGGAGGTGGCATTTGA
- the LOC131157990 gene encoding TMV resistance protein N-like isoform X1, translated as MASTGNRRGSSSASSSSSSPSSSSNLRHIYDVFLSFRGEDTRNSFVSHLYAALHRKGIHTYRDDEKLKRGREISPELVKAIEGSRFSIIIFSENYASSTWCLDELAKIMECKNLIGQTVVPIFYNVTPSEVRKQTGNFAEAFAKHEEYFKERKEKVQRWREALIEATNLSGWDSQESCRSESMLIDGVVHFILNELKYLSKSNAKDLFGIDSRIEELISLLCTEVNDVCFVGIWGMGGIGKTTIAEVVYDQISVLFEGRCFLANVREHDLVFLQEKLLSTILMEGNVNIDTSNMGTNVIRDRLHFRKVLIVLDNVDKLEQLEALAGKHDWFGPGSRIIITTRDKQLLIAHNVAKICKAKQLNNLESFEFFCWKAFGQKFPKEEYFEVTKSLISYAKGLPLALKILGSFLCGRGVDEWKSVLNKLKKYPNEEIQKILRISYDALDDRQKNLFLDIACFFKGDDKEYVTKILESCDFCPIDISVLVEKSLITLEENKVLMHDLLQEMGRDLVRQRCLEEPGRRSRLWSHEDVCHVLSEKSGTEEVQAIVLDLYGLKEVNFSAKAFATMPNLRLLRICFMDQPGGFEYLSRKELRFRTKSDAMLNKLELYKDCKLHISGGFEFLSNKLRCLYWCGFPLKSFPAKFHPENIVELNMSYGRIKQLWKGIMVLKNLKFMKLSHSQNLMKTPNFTGVLNLECLILEGCINLVKIHPSIGTLKRLILLNLKDCKSLRYLVSAIDLDSLESLILSGCSKLQTFPEVSSNMPHLWELSLQGTSIKELPPSIKYLSGLVSLDLKECKNLECLPSSICMLRSLETLTLSGCSKLAKLPEDMGSLECLVGLYADRTAINQLPPSIIQLKNLTFISFCGISAKMSKSWRHQLFSMLLPSRDHMFASLELSPLSRLSSLCILDVRDSNLLAVPNDIGCLSSLRQLYLSHNNFISIPSSISQLSELLFLYLDGCERLQALPELPSSIDTLVADGCTSLEKLPNTCTLNYQHAGFSSCSKLLENQCIDDLVGILVTNQLQVSLSLSLSLSLSLPLSFNMDFFLVQAPNLPPNFDTVLPGKEIPKWFSHQIMGDSVSIQLPPNWYDDIVGVAMCVVFKSHDGSCPSVLDVAWGPGYVYGYGLTCDYCIGYKNHPEFKSNEEHLWLGYLKLEDIKDSHVYARRDDFTKINVDFCSNLDSGFVIEKCAACLMSKESAEEKDEDLSTSDETQSEASQFSDILADETQSEASQFSDILVERFSFCTTFTVRGGSTTQPLVPPPLWEKVMRKKGGGI; from the exons ATGGCTTCCACCGGCAACCGAAGAGGCTCTTCGTCggcgtcttcttcttcttcttctccttcttcttcttccaatcTGCGGCATATATACGATGTGTTCTTGAGCTTTAGGGGCGAAGATACCCGCAACAGCTTCGTTAGCCATCTCTACGCGGCTTTGCATCGGAAAGGGATTCACACCTACAGGGACGATGAAAAgctcaaaagggggagagaaatttCGCCGGAGCTGGTGAAAGCCATCGAGGGTTCGAGGTTTTCGATCATCATTTTCTCAGAAAACTACGCTTCTTCGACTTGGTGCTTGGATGAACTTGCGAAGATCATGGAATGCAAGAACCTGATTGGGCAAACAGTTGTCCCCATTTTCTACAATGTGACTCCCTCGGAAGTACGGAAGCAAACTGGGAATTTCGCAGAAGCCTTTGCCAAACACGAAGAATATTTCAAGGAGAGAAAGGAGAAGGTGCAGAGATGGAGGGAAGCTCTGATCGAAGCTACCAATTTGTCCGGGTGGGATTCACAGGAGTCGTGCAG GTCTGAATCCATGCTTATTGATGGAGTTGTCCACTTTATACTAAACGAACTAAAGTATTTGTCCAAAAGTAATGCTAAGGATCTATTTGGTATTGATTCTCGCATAGAAGAATTGATTTCGTTGTTATGCACCGAGGTCAATGATGTTTGTTTTGTAGGAATATGGGGCATGGGTGGCATAGGTAAGACCACCATTGCAGAAGTTGTCTATGATCAAATATCTGTTCTATTTGAAGGACGTTGCTTTCTTGCAAATGTAAGGGAACATGATTTAGTTTTTTTGCAAGAAAAACTTCTTTCCACAATCTTGATGGAAGGAAATGTAaatatagatacttctaatatggGAACAAATGTCATAAGGGACAGGCTTCATTTCAGAAAGGTTCTTATTGTTCTTGACAATGTGGATAAGTTGGAGCAGTTAGAAGCACTTGCTGGGAAGCATGATTGGTTTGGCCCTGGAAGTCGAATCATCATCACAACTAGAGATAAGCAATTGCTAATTGCGCATAATGTGGCAAAAATATGCAAGGCTAAGCAATTGAACAACTTAGAATCTTTCGAATTCTTTTGCTGGAAGGCTTTTGGGCAGAAATTCCCCAAGGAAGAATATTTTGAAGTCACAAAATCACTAATAAGTTATGCAAAGGGCCTTCCATTAGCACTTAAAATTTTGGGTTCTTTTCTTTGTGGCAGAGGTGTTGATGAATGGAAAAGTGTGTTGAATAAACTGAAAAAATATCCCAATGAAGAAATTCAAAAGATTCTCAGAATAAGTTATGATGCACTGGATGATCGgcagaaaaatttatttcttgatATTGCATGTTTCTTTAAAGGAGATGACAAGGAGTACGTAACTAAAATACTAGAGAGTTGTGATTTCTGCCCTATTGATATTAGTGTTCTTGTTGAAAAGTCGCTTATAACACTCGAAGAAAACAAGGTGTTGATGCATGACTTATTGCAAGAAATGGGAAGGGATCTAGTTCGTCAACGGTGCCTTGAAGAGCCTGGCAGACGCAGCAGGTTATGGTCCCATGAAGATGTTTGTCACGTACTGTCAGAAAAATCA GGGACTGAAGAGGTTCAAGCCATAGTCCTAGACCTTTATGGACTAAAAGAGGTAAATTTTAGTGCTAAAGCCTTTGCAACCATGCCTAATCTAAGATTGCTCAGAATCTGTTTTATGGACCAACCTGGAGGATTTGAATATCTTTCCAGAAAAGAGTTAAGGTTCAGAACTAAATCTGATGCAATGTTGAATAAGCTTGAGTTATACAAAGATTGTAAATTGCACATTTCTGGAGGCTTTGAGTTTCTTTCTAACAAATTAAGGTGTCTTTACTGGTGTGGATTTCCTTTGAAATCTTTTCCTGCAAAATTTCATCCGGAGAACATTGTTGAGCTTAATATGTCCTATGGCCGCATCAAACAACTGTGGAAAGggatcatg GTATTAAAGAATTTGAAATTCATGAAGCTCAGTCACTCCCAGAATCTGATGAAGACCCCAAACTTTACTGGCGTCCTGAACCTGGAGTGTCTAATTCTTGAAGGTTGTATAAATTTGGTTAAGATTCATCCATCCATTGGAACTCTCAAGAGGCTTATTCTTTTGAATTTAAAAGACTGCAAAAGTCTTAGATATCTTGTGAGTGCAATTGACTTGGATTCTCTTGAAAGTCTCATCCTCTCAGGCTGCTCGAAACTCCAGACATTTCCTGAGGTTTCAAGTAATATGCCGCATTTATGGGAGCTTTCTTTGCAGGGGACTTCCATCAAAGAGCTACCGCCTTCCATTAAATATCTCAGCGGTCTTGTTTCACTAGATCTTAAAGAGTGCAAAAACCTCGAGTGTCTCCCAAGCAGCATATGTATGCTACGATCTCTTGAAACACTCACTCTCTCGGGCTGCTCAAAACTTGCTAAATTGCCAGAGGACATGGGGAGTTTAGAATGTTTAGTGGGACTATATGCTGATAGGACAGCCATAAACCAGCTTCCGCCCTCTATCATACAATTAAAGAACCTAACATTTATATCTTTTTGCGGAATTAGTGCAAAAATGTCGAAATCATGGCGTCATCAACTTTTCTCTATGTTATTGCCAAGTAGAGATCATATGTTCGCCAGTCTAGAATTGTCTCCATTGTCAAGGCTATCCTCTTTATGTATTCTAGATGTCCGTGATTCCAATCTCTTGGCAGTCCCAAATGATATAGGCTGCTTGTCATCTTTAAGGCAGTTATACCTCAGCCATAATAATTTCATAAGCATCCCTTCAAGCATCAGTCAGCTTTCTGAATTGCTATTTCTTTATTTGGATGGTTGTGAAAGGCTCCAAGCATTGCCAGAGCTTCCATCAAGTATCGATACTTTAGTTGCAGACGGTTGCACATCACTGGAAAAATTACCAAATACATGCACATTGAATTATCAACATGCTGGATTCTCAAGTTGTTCAAAATTGCTGGAGAATCAATGCATAGATGATTTGGTTGGGATATTGGTGACTAATCAACttcaggtctctctctctctctctctctctctctccctctctctccctctctcttttaaTATGGATTTTTTCTTGGTGCAGGCTCCTAATTTGCCACCAAATTTCGACACTGTTCTTCCTGGAAAAGAGATTCCAAAGTGGTTCAGTCATCAGATCATGGGGGATTCAGTGTCTATTCAATTGCCTCCAAATTGGTATGATGATATAGTGGGAGTTGCTATGTGTGTTGTTTTCAAATCCCACGATGGAAGTTGTCCTTCGGTTTTGGATGTTGCATGGGGACCGGGATATGTTTATGGCTATGGCCTTACCTGCGATTATTGCATTGGATACAAGAACCATCCGGAATTCAAATCCAATGAGGAGCACTTATGGCTTGGTTATTTAAAACTAGAAGATATCAAGGATTCACACGTATATGCTCGGAGGGATGATTTTACGAAGATTAATGTTGATTTTTGTTCCAATCTAGATTCTGGGTTTGTGATAGAGAAGTGTGCAGCCTGTCTAATGTCCAAGGAAAGCGCAGAAGAAAAGGATGAAGACTTGTCTACCTCTGATGAGACTCAGAGTGAAGCATCTCAGTTTTCAGACATCCTAGCTGATGAGACTCAGAGTGAAGCATCTCAGTTTTCAGACATCCTAGTGGAACGCTTTAGTTTTTGTACAACCTTTACTGTTCGGGGGGGTTCGACTACACAACCTCTCGTGCCACCTCCACTTTGGGAAAAGGTAATGAGGAAAAAAGGAGGTGGCATTTGA
- the LOC131157990 gene encoding disease resistance-like protein DSC1 isoform X3: MGGIGKTTIAEVVYDQISVLFEGRCFLANVREHDLVFLQEKLLSTILMEGNVNIDTSNMGTNVIRDRLHFRKVLIVLDNVDKLEQLEALAGKHDWFGPGSRIIITTRDKQLLIAHNVAKICKAKQLNNLESFEFFCWKAFGQKFPKEEYFEVTKSLISYAKGLPLALKILGSFLCGRGVDEWKSVLNKLKKYPNEEIQKILRISYDALDDRQKNLFLDIACFFKGDDKEYVTKILESCDFCPIDISVLVEKSLITLEENKVLMHDLLQEMGRDLVRQRCLEEPGRRSRLWSHEDVCHVLSEKSGTEEVQAIVLDLYGLKEVNFSAKAFATMPNLRLLRICFMDQPGGFEYLSRKELRFRTKSDAMLNKLELYKDCKLHISGGFEFLSNKLRCLYWCGFPLKSFPAKFHPENIVELNMSYGRIKQLWKGIMVLKNLKFMKLSHSQNLMKTPNFTGVLNLECLILEGCINLVKIHPSIGTLKRLILLNLKDCKSLRYLVSAIDLDSLESLILSGCSKLQTFPEVSSNMPHLWELSLQGTSIKELPPSIKYLSGLVSLDLKECKNLECLPSSICMLRSLETLTLSGCSKLAKLPEDMGSLECLVGLYADRTAINQLPPSIIQLKNLTFISFCGISAKMSKSWRHQLFSMLLPSRDHMFASLELSPLSRLSSLCILDVRDSNLLAVPNDIGCLSSLRQLYLSHNNFISIPSSISQLSELLFLYLDGCERLQALPELPSSIDTLVADGCTSLEKLPNTCTLNYQHAGFSSCSKLLENQCIDDLVGILVTNQLQVSLSLSLSLSLSLPLSFNMDFFLVQAPNLPPNFDTVLPGKEIPKWFSHQIMGDSVSIQLPPNWYDDIVGVAMCVVFKSHDGSCPSVLDVAWGPGYVYGYGLTCDYCIGYKNHPEFKSNEEHLWLGYLKLEDIKDSHVYARRDDFTKINVDFCSNLDSGFVIEKCAACLMSKESAEEKDEDLSTSDETQSEASQFSDILADETQSEASQFSDILVERFSFCTTFTVRGGSTTQPLVPPPLWEKVMRKKGGGI; the protein is encoded by the exons ATGGGTGGCATAGGTAAGACCACCATTGCAGAAGTTGTCTATGATCAAATATCTGTTCTATTTGAAGGACGTTGCTTTCTTGCAAATGTAAGGGAACATGATTTAGTTTTTTTGCAAGAAAAACTTCTTTCCACAATCTTGATGGAAGGAAATGTAaatatagatacttctaatatggGAACAAATGTCATAAGGGACAGGCTTCATTTCAGAAAGGTTCTTATTGTTCTTGACAATGTGGATAAGTTGGAGCAGTTAGAAGCACTTGCTGGGAAGCATGATTGGTTTGGCCCTGGAAGTCGAATCATCATCACAACTAGAGATAAGCAATTGCTAATTGCGCATAATGTGGCAAAAATATGCAAGGCTAAGCAATTGAACAACTTAGAATCTTTCGAATTCTTTTGCTGGAAGGCTTTTGGGCAGAAATTCCCCAAGGAAGAATATTTTGAAGTCACAAAATCACTAATAAGTTATGCAAAGGGCCTTCCATTAGCACTTAAAATTTTGGGTTCTTTTCTTTGTGGCAGAGGTGTTGATGAATGGAAAAGTGTGTTGAATAAACTGAAAAAATATCCCAATGAAGAAATTCAAAAGATTCTCAGAATAAGTTATGATGCACTGGATGATCGgcagaaaaatttatttcttgatATTGCATGTTTCTTTAAAGGAGATGACAAGGAGTACGTAACTAAAATACTAGAGAGTTGTGATTTCTGCCCTATTGATATTAGTGTTCTTGTTGAAAAGTCGCTTATAACACTCGAAGAAAACAAGGTGTTGATGCATGACTTATTGCAAGAAATGGGAAGGGATCTAGTTCGTCAACGGTGCCTTGAAGAGCCTGGCAGACGCAGCAGGTTATGGTCCCATGAAGATGTTTGTCACGTACTGTCAGAAAAATCA GGGACTGAAGAGGTTCAAGCCATAGTCCTAGACCTTTATGGACTAAAAGAGGTAAATTTTAGTGCTAAAGCCTTTGCAACCATGCCTAATCTAAGATTGCTCAGAATCTGTTTTATGGACCAACCTGGAGGATTTGAATATCTTTCCAGAAAAGAGTTAAGGTTCAGAACTAAATCTGATGCAATGTTGAATAAGCTTGAGTTATACAAAGATTGTAAATTGCACATTTCTGGAGGCTTTGAGTTTCTTTCTAACAAATTAAGGTGTCTTTACTGGTGTGGATTTCCTTTGAAATCTTTTCCTGCAAAATTTCATCCGGAGAACATTGTTGAGCTTAATATGTCCTATGGCCGCATCAAACAACTGTGGAAAGggatcatg GTATTAAAGAATTTGAAATTCATGAAGCTCAGTCACTCCCAGAATCTGATGAAGACCCCAAACTTTACTGGCGTCCTGAACCTGGAGTGTCTAATTCTTGAAGGTTGTATAAATTTGGTTAAGATTCATCCATCCATTGGAACTCTCAAGAGGCTTATTCTTTTGAATTTAAAAGACTGCAAAAGTCTTAGATATCTTGTGAGTGCAATTGACTTGGATTCTCTTGAAAGTCTCATCCTCTCAGGCTGCTCGAAACTCCAGACATTTCCTGAGGTTTCAAGTAATATGCCGCATTTATGGGAGCTTTCTTTGCAGGGGACTTCCATCAAAGAGCTACCGCCTTCCATTAAATATCTCAGCGGTCTTGTTTCACTAGATCTTAAAGAGTGCAAAAACCTCGAGTGTCTCCCAAGCAGCATATGTATGCTACGATCTCTTGAAACACTCACTCTCTCGGGCTGCTCAAAACTTGCTAAATTGCCAGAGGACATGGGGAGTTTAGAATGTTTAGTGGGACTATATGCTGATAGGACAGCCATAAACCAGCTTCCGCCCTCTATCATACAATTAAAGAACCTAACATTTATATCTTTTTGCGGAATTAGTGCAAAAATGTCGAAATCATGGCGTCATCAACTTTTCTCTATGTTATTGCCAAGTAGAGATCATATGTTCGCCAGTCTAGAATTGTCTCCATTGTCAAGGCTATCCTCTTTATGTATTCTAGATGTCCGTGATTCCAATCTCTTGGCAGTCCCAAATGATATAGGCTGCTTGTCATCTTTAAGGCAGTTATACCTCAGCCATAATAATTTCATAAGCATCCCTTCAAGCATCAGTCAGCTTTCTGAATTGCTATTTCTTTATTTGGATGGTTGTGAAAGGCTCCAAGCATTGCCAGAGCTTCCATCAAGTATCGATACTTTAGTTGCAGACGGTTGCACATCACTGGAAAAATTACCAAATACATGCACATTGAATTATCAACATGCTGGATTCTCAAGTTGTTCAAAATTGCTGGAGAATCAATGCATAGATGATTTGGTTGGGATATTGGTGACTAATCAACttcaggtctctctctctctctctctctctctctccctctctctccctctctcttttaaTATGGATTTTTTCTTGGTGCAGGCTCCTAATTTGCCACCAAATTTCGACACTGTTCTTCCTGGAAAAGAGATTCCAAAGTGGTTCAGTCATCAGATCATGGGGGATTCAGTGTCTATTCAATTGCCTCCAAATTGGTATGATGATATAGTGGGAGTTGCTATGTGTGTTGTTTTCAAATCCCACGATGGAAGTTGTCCTTCGGTTTTGGATGTTGCATGGGGACCGGGATATGTTTATGGCTATGGCCTTACCTGCGATTATTGCATTGGATACAAGAACCATCCGGAATTCAAATCCAATGAGGAGCACTTATGGCTTGGTTATTTAAAACTAGAAGATATCAAGGATTCACACGTATATGCTCGGAGGGATGATTTTACGAAGATTAATGTTGATTTTTGTTCCAATCTAGATTCTGGGTTTGTGATAGAGAAGTGTGCAGCCTGTCTAATGTCCAAGGAAAGCGCAGAAGAAAAGGATGAAGACTTGTCTACCTCTGATGAGACTCAGAGTGAAGCATCTCAGTTTTCAGACATCCTAGCTGATGAGACTCAGAGTGAAGCATCTCAGTTTTCAGACATCCTAGTGGAACGCTTTAGTTTTTGTACAACCTTTACTGTTCGGGGGGGTTCGACTACACAACCTCTCGTGCCACCTCCACTTTGGGAAAAGGTAATGAGGAAAAAAGGAGGTGGCATTTGA